One Skermanella pratensis genomic window, AGCCTGAGCGCGAGCCTCGCCGAGGCACAGGCCCGGCAGGACGAGCTGAACGCCCAGGTCTCCGCCCTGTCGCGCCGGGGCGAGCAGGCCAGCGGGGAGATCACCCAAGTCAGCCGCGACCTGGAGGACGCCTACAAGGTGATCGAGGCCGACCGGCAGAAGATCGAGGCGTCGCTGCGCGAGATCGCCAGCCTGCAGGCCGATATCCAGGCCCTCCGGGACGTCCGCGAGCGGCTGGAGGGCGAAGTCGCGGCGCTTACGGTCCTGTCCGAAAGCACCGAGGCCGAGCGCGCCCGGACCGCGGCGACGCTGGAGCGGACCGAAGCCGACCGCGCCCGGACCGCGGCGACGCTGGAGCGGACCGAAGCCGACCGCGCCCGGGCGACCGAGGAGCTTCGGCTGACCCGCGAGCAGCGCGAGGCGCTGATGGCCGAGCTGTCGGCCGTCCGCGACCGCTCGCAGCAGCTGGAGTCCCGGCTCAGCAGCGAGCAGGAGCGCACGGTGCTGGCGCAGCGCGAGATCGGGCAGCGGGAGACCCGGATCGAGGAGCTGGTCATCGCCCTCGACCAGACCCAGGCGGCCCTCGCCGGCGAGCAGAAGCTGACCGAGGAGGGCCGCGCGGAAGTGGCCATCCTGAATCAGCAGATCGCGGCGCTCCGCGACCAGCTCGCCCGCCTGACCGCGTCGCTGAATCTGGCGGAGTCCCAGAACCAGGAGCAGCAGACCCAGATTTCCGACCTCGGCCGCCGGCTGAACCTGGCGCTCGCCAGCAAGGTCGAGGAGCTGGCCCGCTACCGGTCGGAGTTCTTCGGGCGCCTGCGCGAGGTGCTGGGCAACCGGCAGGACATCCGCATCGTCGGCGACCGCTTCGTCTTCCAGTCCGAAGTGCTGTTCCCCAGCGGCTCCGCGACGCTGGAGGAAGGCGGCAAGGGCCAGCTCGCAAAACTGGCCGCGACCCTGCTGGACATCGCGAACCGCATCCCCCCGGGCGTCAACTGGATCCTCCGCGTGGACGGCCACACCGATCCGCGCCCGATCTCCAACGTCCAGTTCCCGTCCAACTGGGAGCTTTCGACGGCACGCGCGATCTCGGTCGTCAAGTTCCTGGTGGAACAGGGCATCCCGTCGGACAAGCTGGTGGCGGCCGGCTTCGGCGAGTACCAGCCGCTGGACCCGGGACGGAACGAGGACGCCTTCGCACGGAACCGGCGCATCGAGATGAAGCTGGACCAGCGCTGAGGGGGGATGGCGGGCGGGTTCTTCAACTTTCCCAAAGGCTTGCACCGTATCACAGGATCGGCATGACGATCGGCGATTAGTGGTGCGCCATCAGCTCGAAGCCTTTATATTACAGGCCCTTATCAACATCCGAGATCGGCAGCGCCATGACCGGCTTGATCGAGACGCCGGGCAGGATAGAGCCCTGCCTTCCCGATGAACTGCCTTTGCCGATGGTGAGTACAAGCTTCAGATGGCTGGGGCTGACGTGCCCCGGCAAGGCTCGCTGGACGGGCGGGGCAATCTGTCTCTGCGGGCGCTGCTCGGCTTCATCGAATGGTTCCTCAGGGCCAGCCTCGATCAGGTCGAGTTCATGGCCGCCCTGTTCGACCTCGACGGCCTCGGCGTCCGCCTTCGGGACTATGTCGCGGCGCGGGAGGGTCTGAGGGTCGAGGCGGCGCGCATCCTGGACGAGATCGTCCTGCGCGGTGAAATGGCAAGGGGCGACGCCGCGCGCGTTTCCGGCCTGAAGGAACGGACGGCGCGCGACCTGCTGGGTGCCCTTGTCGAGGATGGAATACTGGGGTCGGACACGCCCAAGGGGCCGGTCTCGCTCCGGTTCCCGGTTCACTCCGTCGAGATCCTGTTCCCCCGTCTGTTTCCGGCCGCGTGACGGCCGGGACGGTTTGACCAGGAAGTTTCAGGCGCAGAGGGCCAGGGCTTCCAGCGGAACCTCGCGCGCGACCAAGCCCAGGAGGGCTATGTCGATGATCGCGTTTATGGTTTCCGGCGCGCATCGGTCGGAAAGCGTGTCCATGAGATCGACCGCCGTCCACCGGACCAAGCCGGGCCGGCCAAGAGCCTCCAGGACATGGCTTTGCAGGTAGCGGAGGACGGGGTCGGAGATATCGCTGGCACAGCGACAGGAAGCTCCGGCGCGTCTGCACCAGGGCGAGGGTATGCCAATAATCGCCCCGGACGTCGCGGGCGGAGCCGAAGTCGAGCGTTTCGGCCCAGCAGGTCAGGTCGGTGAAGCGGTCGTGCAGCAAAGCCACCGTGCGCGGCAGGGGAAGCCGGTGGGCGACGGTCAAGGCTTCCTGGACGTCCTGGATATAGGCGTTGATCCCGGTCTCCAGGCGAACGTCATCGCTTTCGGCCATCCGGGCGGCGATCCAGTCGGCCAGCGCCCCGTCCAACACGTCGAACAGCGGATCGTCCTGGGGAAGGAAGCTGAACAGGCTGACTACGGTCTCGCTCGGGCTGGCCCGCTGATAGGGCCGCACCAGGGTATAGCCGCGCAGCAGCGAATCCAGTTCGCCGGCGGGTTCCGCGGCGAAGCCGGCCAAGGTGGGCGTTCCGCAAGTCCCAGATCTCATGGTCCGGAAGTTCGCTCGTAATCCAGCCGATACGGGCGACATGCTCCTGCCGGTACGGGAAAGGCCGGTGAAGCAACTCGCAAACCAAGTTCCGGTCCCGCTCGACCGACGCGAGATCGACCGTGCGGCCATAACTTATTTCGTTCCCCGTTCCCGGTGAAGGCGACGGAAAGAAGTATCTGTTCAGGGTGGAGTCGATCACCGTCGGAGCACAGAAGGCATAGCCCCTATCATCTTAGGTTGTATTCAGGGATTCAAGAACATCTTTGACAGTATAGACCATCAAGGCCACCGGGCTCGCCCGGACCGTTCCGCGCCACTCGGACGTTCCTTGCCAGAAGGTCCAAGTCATCGGGGAAGATGCCCTCGCCGATCCATCCCTCCAGATCCTCGATACGCGCGAGGCGCTGGGTCGTCTGAAGTCCCCTGATCGTCGCTTTCCGGTTCACACGCTGGAGCGGCGGCTGGGGATCGCGGCGGCAATCGGCTGACCGTGCTGCAGGCCGTGGTCAGATATGTTTTGGTGGTGGATGAAGGGCGGAACCGGCAGGGGCTTCGGACGGTGCTGGGCCGGGTGGCGCCAGGGCAGGAGGACAAGATCAAGCCGACTATCGCCGAGTTGAACATCGCCGAGTTGAACATTGCCGAGGGCGAAGCGTGGAGGAAGCTGAAAGGCAAGGCCGAGATCCTGTTGCGCATGGTCCAGGGGCAGTTGGGCACTGTCCCGGCATCGGTCGAGTTGAAGGTGAAGGCGGCTCCGGTCACCGGTATCGGCGTCTGGATCGATGCCATGCTGGACGGCAGGTCCCTGGACGAGGTCTTTCCGGAGACCGCCCATTGATAGCCTGTTCGACTTGGCCTCGAAGCACAGTGTTGGGCCACGGACCCAACCTATGGGCTCCGTTATTATTTAGCTCTACAATCTTGCGTTTTGTGGGTTGGGTTC contains:
- a CDS encoding peptidoglycan -binding protein — translated: MAAFGRGRRSGERSVNIWPGWVDALSSLVMVVIFVLMVFIVAQFYLSNTLSSRDQALTRLNRQLSELSDLLSMEREANADLRVNIAQLSAELQSSTATRESLSASLAEAQARQDELNAQVSALSRRGEQASGEITQVSRDLEDAYKVIEADRQKIEASLREIASLQADIQALRDVRERLEGEVAALTVLSESTEAERARTAATLERTEADRARTAATLERTEADRARATEELRLTREQREALMAELSAVRDRSQQLESRLSSEQERTVLAQREIGQRETRIEELVIALDQTQAALAGEQKLTEEGRAEVAILNQQIAALRDQLARLTASLNLAESQNQEQQTQISDLGRRLNLALASKVEELARYRSEFFGRLREVLGNRQDIRIVGDRFVFQSEVLFPSGSATLEEGGKGQLAKLAATLLDIANRIPPGVNWILRVDGHTDPRPISNVQFPSNWELSTARAISVVKFLVEQGIPSDKLVAAGFGEYQPLDPGRNEDAFARNRRIEMKLDQR